The sequence acaatatttattttttacctaattataaatttattattatatgatataTGATAATAGATCATGATATATTATAGCCTTTATactaaaaacaattattttttttaatttgttaatatatagtgttaataaaaaatttttcaaatggaatatatatattttaaaatataaagtaaAGTAGAATGAGAGTGCTCATATCTTCACCAAACTCTACATTATTTCCCAACTTCTCCACAGTCATCAAATGGCTGTTGATTCCATGAGTCCCTGTTAATTTGTTCGTCGATAGATGGTACCCAAAGTCGAGTTTTGGGACTTCCAAATGGGGCAGTGTACGGGGAAGTGGCAATTCATCTATCCGCATCACTCACATGCAGTTTGGAAACCAGCTCggtggtttttttttttggggtatTTGTCTTATTGTTGTTGCACGGGCTGGTTCTGTTTGTTTTTCAATAGCTTCACAAATGTTTATGCAGATGAATTGTATTTTGAGTTGTGTTTTTGTCTGGCTTGATGCTGCTAGACATTTGGAGGCAGAGAGATGAGGCGGAAGAATGAGATGGCTCATCCGAAAAGGACTAGGAGTCCTTCGCCATTTGATGAATGGTGGCATATGTTTGCCAAGCTCACCATAACGTTGCTGTAAGTTGTGGTTTGAAATCCTACATCAAATGGAATTTGCTTATGGGTTTCCTTCACCAAAATTATTAGTTTGGCATATGGGTGTTACTCAGCTTAGAATTACGGGAGTAAATGAAATAAACACTTTCAAAAACCATTTTAAAATCACCTATGTTAGtatttaaaagtatgcaacgaaGACTAATTTCTTTTCTTAGTaactgttgcatacttttagacacctttatatggtacaaaatattttgtaaatcgAACTTTTGATATAGAATTGGAAATTATATCGTAAAATATAGTCATTTAAATTCCTCTAACTTCCTCTACTAAGCATACTTCTAGTTCAAGGCAAACAATAATTAAAATCTCCAGAAAATCATGGAAAAAATCACCCGCGGCTGTGCAAAAATATTCCGAAAATTTGCCAAAAACTCTGACAGATACTTTGAACCCACAGCTCGTAAACATTTGCCAAAACCATAATTTGTTGTGTGTTAGATAGATTCCATTTAACTTTTGACTCCACCTCAAATTGGGGGCCACCGAGTTCCCAGGTAGCTGCCATTCAATCCAATTGAGTTTTTGGTTTCTGGCTTTTCCCATTACTGCAAAATGTAACCGAATCGTATCTGCAATTGTGTCTAAATTTAAAGGCGAATACCATTTATTTTTGAGGTCTCCCAGAAGAGGGGGAAGTGATCACATTCATATGGGATGGGGAAAGAACTGGCGCCTGCATTTTTATGGCATTCTGGCGACTTCGCTGTCGTTGTGGTTGTCGTCTGGACGCGTCCGTCACCGCCACAAAAAAGGCGTCAGGATTTTTTCTGCTTTTGCATTCTGCATTTTTTGACAGATGGACAGGAGATGTGTGGGGGTCTGGAAAATGATTCCGCAGAGTCGCGCGGAAGTTGCAACTTGTGATAAAAATCGTGTGTCAATTCGATTTGTGACGTTAACCGCTGCctaaacaacaacaacaaaagcccGGCAGTTTTTGCAGGCTTGAAAAATGTTTCTGTTGCAATAGAAAAACGGACGCGTTACATGACATTTGTGGCAGCGAATTGGCAGCTTCCACAGGCCGCCTGCTGGATGCAATTTTCACAAACCTGACTGACGGCCGGCAATTCCTAGGTGGGTGGGGCAGGGCCTTTGAGGCGATTGTGGTTGCCCTGTACAGTGAAAAAATCTAAGAAACTTGAGGTTCAATGGAAAAATACTTTATATTTTGACAGCAAAACAATGCCAAATGCGACTCTTCGtttttataacaataaatgCGAGTCTAAATTAAGTATTCAATATTCTTATAATATATGGttcctttttttaaaaaaaaaaagcgaaattattttttatattcctTGGTATAGATCCACTTTTCGTGGTTTGTATGAATGATTTTACCAGCGAAACTTAAAaatatgtgtgtgtgtcgaCAGAGCGGCGGCAGGGACAACATTATCTCACTGGCACGTGCTGCTCCTGCTGGTAACTGCTGGTTTCGATTAAGGATTATCTTAGTATACTTAAGTTCTATAATTCCTTGTGTAATATGTGGTTACTCTAAACGGCACATTGAATAAAACCCAAAGAGAATTATTGGAGTAGGAGATCTGTACTACGACTTAACCTAAAAAACGCCAGTCGTGTTTGACTAACAtatcaaatgaaaattttaagTAATCCCCCTCGGCCTATAAGTTCAAGATATTTGGGCGGTAGCCGCTTGCAGGTTTGGCGGCGAACCAGAACAGATGTCCACGATGACGAAGTGCACAGACTTTCGGACCGCAGTAGGAAAATCATACATATCACCAAGATGTGCATCCTGTTGCTCCTCTGGTTCGCCTGCACATTCATAGTATTCGTATTTGCCGCAGAGGAAAAACCGCGAAGTACTATGGTAACCGTGATGCCCAATAAAACGGTTTTCAGGAAGGTGGATCTGCCTAATGGGGTTGTGAGAATATCTCTACTTGGACCCGTGGACTGGTATCTCATGAGGTTTCCCGAAGAGGATAACGGAGAATATGGAGCGGGCTTACGTGTGGAGTGTGTTAACTCCGATTTGAATGTGTCCTATCACCGATCGGATATGTGGAACATTGTGATGAACAGCGATAGTACGGCTTATCTCGAGGTCTCGAGGAACTTTATACTGCACGAAGGGAGTGGTGGGGATCGACAGGCGGTGATCTCCCTAGAGAGCAAGCAGGACTCCCCGGTATCCCTGCACATGCTGATTAACACCAATCCCCTGATCACCAACATGTGCGTCCTCTACGCCGGCCTCTTGATCCTCGGTCTTTATATGCTGATCATCTTCGATGTTATAGATCACACCTTTGCCGCTCTCATTATAGCCACCACCGCTATAGCGATTCTGGGTCTTCTGGAGCATCGGCCCAATGTGCATACTATAATATCCCATGTGAACTTTGAGTCCCTGATGCTGCTCTTCGGTCTAATGACTATTGTGGATATTATGGCTACGACGGGTGTTTTTGAATACCTAGTTGTTTGGACTTATAGAATTTCCAGGGGTCGTCCTTGGCCTCTGATATTTTTCCTCAGTATGTTGACTGCCTTTTTGTCTGCTTTCCTAAACAGCGATAACATGGCACTGGTCCTAACCCCCATAACCATTCGATTGTGCGAGGAGATGTCCTTGAGGACAGCTTATGTGCTGGTTATCATGGCCATATTCGCAGATATGGGGGGTGCCTTGACCCCCATGGGCAACCCACCCAATGCTATAGTAACCACCAATCCAGCGGTGGTGGCCGAAGGTGTGGATTTTGTGAACTTCGTAATCCATATGCTGCCGGGAGTACTGGTGGCCATGTTTGTGGTCTTTGGCATTGTCTATGTGACCCATAGGAAAAGTATCTTTGTGCTGGACCAACATCAGCTGGATCTGATGAAGGAGAGGGAGGGGGAGAAGGCTCCACCCAGTCAGGAGACCCAGGATCGCATAGCTCAGCTCAAGGACAAGGAACCTGGCAGATATTGGCTCAAGCCGGCGGAGAACTATCCGGAAACCTTGGCGGGATTGGAGGAGGGCAATCGCATCCGGGACAAACCGCTGCTGATCAAGTGCTGCATTGCCCTGTCCTTTGCCTTCCTCTGCATGATCCTCCACTCCATTCCCAAAGTAGCCGATGGTGCCACCCTGGGCTGGGTAGTCCTCCTGGCCGCCTTTCTGCTCATCATCTTGGATGATAAGAGCGATCTGAATGCCACTCTGGAAATTATACAGTGGACCATCCTTCTCTTCATCGCCGCCCTTTTTGTACTTTCAGAGGCTGTGGATCAGTTGGGTTTCTTCGAATGGATTGGGGATAGAACAGTAATGTTCCTGACCAGCTTGGAGCCACAACATCAGACGGCTGTGACCACCATGTTGCTCCTTTGGACCACCGCTTTACTAACGGTCTTCATCGACAACGCCGCCGTTACCATCTTTATGCTGAAGTTCAGTTTCCAGATGGCCAGCAAGGATGATATTCCACTACCACCGATGTTTTGGGCCCTGACATTCGGCGCCTGTTTTGGGGGAAATGGATCGCTGTTCGGAGCCGTGTCCAACGAGATCATTGCCCTGATAGCCCTTCAACATGGGTACAAGATCTCCTTCTGGCACTTCTTCGTCATTGGGTTTCCACTGATGCTGGTGACCATGGTGATCGGTTCTGCCTATCTTCTCATTGCTCACTCGGTCCTAAGTTGGAACTAACATTGGAGATTCAGTCTGTAATATCTAAGTATATTGTCCATATGACTAAtgtattaaattaatattaaaaaaggcTCCAAGAAtcagaattttttatttttaaggaaTACAATCCATTTAAGtaatatacaaaattaaaacaccCCTATTTTTTAAACCTGAGAAAATATTCCAAGTTTTGTATCTTAaaataattagaaaaaaataattcCTTTTGCATATTTGCCCATACTAGCGTAATAATTGACATTGCAACAATGTTAAACCAGAAAAGAGGTTTCCGTTTCGAGAGTTTAGGCCACCCAACATATTGTTATGTCAGATTTCTAGTCCACAAAAAGCCGAAACCCACACCAGAGCACGCAGAACGTGGCCAAGTTTTGATGGCTGACAGCAGCGGGTGCTGCATTTTGGCCACAATTGTCAGGTGTCGTGATATTCCACCGCCTGTCAATCcgatttcagtcagaaacacACATTCCATTGAAACAGCCCGAAGGGCAATACCATATTCCCCACTAAAATACGAGTAAAAAGTGAAAGGATTTACCCAATTAGCTTAATTGGGTATTAATGAAATCCAATGTAAAACGTTCATTGCATAATAGTAAATGTCTTAttcagttttataatttttggaagtgatttaataaatcaaatttaggtaaatatttttaaactttgttaaaccaaatgaaaaacaacaagTTTTATGGAATCCGGTTTGAGGGTGGGTTTAAGAACACattttttgttgcatactttttgaaCACAAAATGTTGCACAGCATTACCAACGAGGTGGGTAAGGTTAAtaactattttttaaaaatactgtTACAAAAATCCAGTAAAATTTGGTGTTCTATGAGTGTAAAAACCCGagcatttttcatttttctatatttttctCTGACAAGTTTGAAACGCATAAGACGAAAGACAAAACTAATAAAGATGCGTAATGGCTGTATGCGCACAAATATTGGAAAATAATTACAGTGGGGAAAGAAAAGCGATAGAAGTCTGAAAAAGAGGGATGGATGGTGAAACTAAGCTTCTTTTTTTGAAAAGGATCTGAAAGATATGATATCCTTTGGATGTTTTTAAATCACCCATCCCTTTCTGGCGTAAATCTGCATTTCTCTTTCCCCCCTCTCTTAACATTCCTTGAATATCCCGTTATCCTTTTGCGGTGTGCATGCAACAATTGTTCCCTGGGTCACGCATGCCAGAAAGAGAGGGCGCTAGAAAAGGGGGCGGAGGTGGAGAGGCAACAATAACtttttagcaaaaaaaaagcagCGCAGGAATTAATGCTCTTCAAGTGCTGGAAATGGAAACTCTTTAACAAtcctctctctctcgctcctTGCCGCTCTCCCTCCCTCCCTTCCCCACACACTGCttcattttcaatttcaataaataacCTTGATTTAAGCGGCAGCGACGTCGACGCCGGCAGCGCAGTCAGCATTTGACCAGCTGCAATACAAACACAAAAGCCCCCCCCTTCCACCCACTCACACACGCACGCGGGCCAGACCGGCCCCCACACACAAACACCTGTCACACGCTCGCTCTCTCCCACTCCCTCTCTCTTGCCAATCTGCAGTCCTCTGCTCTCAGTGCAGCAAAATACGAGAGCGAGGCTCATAAATCAAAACAAAGTTGCACAAACGGAGAGCGCAGGCGCTCTGCCGCACTCTCCCGCTGTCTCTCTCACTCTCTGCCTCTCATCTCTGCCGGCATATATCAATTTAATGGGGAAAGCTGTCGGCAGTCGCTCTCTCGCTGCCCGCTCTCTGCCGCCGCCGACGCTGCCGCTCGCTGTCAGCTCTCAACGTTTC is a genomic window of Drosophila suzukii chromosome 2L, CBGP_Dsuzu_IsoJpt1.0, whole genome shotgun sequence containing:
- the LOC108008952 gene encoding P protein, whose protein sequence is MKILSNPPRPISSRYLGGSRLQVWRRTRTDVHDDEVHRLSDRSRKIIHITKMCILLLLWFACTFIVFVFAAEEKPRSTMVTVMPNKTVFRKVDLPNGVVRISLLGPVDWYLMRFPEEDNGEYGAGLRVECVNSDLNVSYHRSDMWNIVMNSDSTAYLEVSRNFILHEGSGGDRQAVISLESKQDSPVSLHMLINTNPLITNMCVLYAGLLILGLYMLIIFDVIDHTFAALIIATTAIAILGLLEHRPNVHTIISHVNFESLMLLFGLMTIVDIMATTGVFEYLVVWTYRISRGRPWPLIFFLSMLTAFLSAFLNSDNMALVLTPITIRLCEEMSLRTAYVLVIMAIFADMGGALTPMGNPPNAIVTTNPAVVAEGVDFVNFVIHMLPGVLVAMFVVFGIVYVTHRKSIFVLDQHQLDLMKEREGEKAPPSQETQDRIAQLKDKEPGRYWLKPAENYPETLAGLEEGNRIRDKPLLIKCCIALSFAFLCMILHSIPKVADGATLGWVVLLAAFLLIILDDKSDLNATLEIIQWTILLFIAALFVLSEAVDQLGFFEWIGDRTVMFLTSLEPQHQTAVTTMLLLWTTALLTVFIDNAAVTIFMLKFSFQMASKDDIPLPPMFWALTFGACFGGNGSLFGAVSNEIIALIALQHGYKISFWHFFVIGFPLMLVTMVIGSAYLLIAHSVLSWN